The genomic segment GCTCTTCCTCACAAATGAAGACCAGAGGATGCTCCAAGTTCTtcagcattaaaaaataaaattatataaaaaaagaaatgacagtAGCGACAACTAGTTGTGTTGatggtagtttttttttttttaatggcctgCTTTTTGGTAGTAATGACTTCTTATTCTATCAATTTCAACGTCAGCCTGCGATATTTCCCACAATTGGACATTTCTTATTGAAAGCAGCAACAGTGAGCTCGTACCTGGTAAGCACAATGGTCTTCCTCCAGCTCTTGTGTTGTAAGCACTTCACAGGTTTCGTGGAAAGAGAGTGATTCCATCTCAATGTTTTCCTTGACGGCCAGCAAAGTCTCTTTCCTTTCATTTGGCTTCATCCTAATTTGCAACAACTGCAGCTGATTAGCCCGAGAAGTGcttagctttgtttttgtcaagacTGACAACTTATTCCTTAGCTTGTTAAAACcgtaaaaattaaaaaccttGCAAGTTGGATCCTTCATGCGTTTTTCTTGACTCCTAACTCATTTCATGTCTTTTTGTGAAATTCTGAAAGAGGCATGAGCTCATTACCCCAGCTGAGCTCTTGCAGCAATTCTCCAGCCCTGATTGGTTTGCATTTATACTTATGCCTTTCCATTGATTGGCCAGGAGAAGTAGTCAGGGGAGGGGCGGTTCATCGCACAGCTCCGATTGGACAATGTTGACCTTTTACAAgtctaaaaaaacaatgggTGACCTTTGTGACTGTCGGAACTCCTACATGCGCTGCTTTCATAATGTTAAGTGTTCAGACCCAATCGCCACTCTGCAACTGAATGTTTGCATGATATATTTCAGTGATGAGCAACGAGGCGCAGCCCCCAAGAGGCACGAGTAGCCCGCAGGCCCGTTCCAAGACAAAACCGATGGCGTGACCACTTGGCAGTGTTTGTGACACCCATACTGTAAACAGCAACTCAAGCAACTGTAGCCAACATGATCAAGAGTTTGCATGCACACGTGTTAGGCCAATAAGTGTCTCTGGCTGCAGGTCAACAAGTGAGGTAAGAAGTACGAAGCTGTTCCGTCATCAGGTATGAGCTCCAAAAACTCTGCAGGACttgtctccatggcaacaaccACCAGCGTCTCTGTTGGGATCAATGAATGTGGGAGTAAATCTCAATCCTCGAACATTACGCAATCTTAAATTTGCATACAGTTCTGTATTGAGTGCGCTAAGGACACATGTTGCGGCTAATAAACCGCCTGTACCTTTGAGAGCCGCCAACAGAATGCTGTTGTCCGACGCGGTTCTTGTCCGATTGCAGATTTCTGGGAGCAGCTTCTTCCACCACAAATCCTAAAGTTTGGGCACACTTCATGAGCGAGCAAAGTAAACCCACAGCATCCACTGGCACTCCTATAGACTGACCATGTGTTGATCTTGCAAGTGGTGATTGGCGTAGGCAATAATAGCCTGGGGGCATCGCTCCAGAAGCTCTTCAATGCTGCGGTCATACTGCCCTCTTCTGGTGGCGCACAGGATGTGCAGGCTGAAGCCCCACAAGGTTTTGTCTGGCAGACTTTCCAAAAAGGGTGTGACTGAGCCCACAGACAGCGACGGTCCGCAAAGGAGTGACTGCAGAGAATGCAAAGTGGCCCACCCGATCCTACAGTCCCGATAATGCAGACGCACTTTGCAAGACTGAATACTCTTACCTGCATCTTGTGTAACGCCTCCTGATGTTGAAAGTTGGTACTGTGAAGTGGACTGAGAACAAAAAGCCAGGGATACAAAGCACCGTAATGGGAACAGGAATTGATCTGAAACAGACCAAACACACAGATTTTGGAAGAtgataattattttcaatagtCTGACCAAAAAGttgtatttgaatattttagcaaaacatgttttcaaagtgtcattGTTTTCTCCATCTATAGAGTTTGAGGAGAAGAAATGTTAGCAACTTTACCAGATCGTCAGCGCTCTTCAACGACTTCCGTGGTGGAGGTTCGTGGAGACATTTGTCTGTGCTCGTGTGTATCAGTCGCTCGATGTAGACTGACGACAATCGGAAGAGAAGCTCTTGAATGACACCTTGTTGTGATGACGCCATCAGCGTCGCCTCCCAGAAATCCACCTGCAAGCTGTTTCCACAGCCCAGCGTCTACATACGCATGAGAACGGTGCTTATCCCTGGGCCGGCTTCTGACAACAAACGTTGCGACGACTTGATGCTACCTGAAACATTCGGTCCACCTGCTCAAGGTGAACTTTGTTGTTCTCGTGCAGCGCGACCATGGACGCCACCAGCAGGCCAGGCTGGGACTTGACCATTTGTTGGCTCAACGCCGTGGGGCAGATGTGAGCGTGCTGGCCTCCACCTCCGCCGTGCAGCAGCAGCCTTGGCTCCTCGATGAAGCCATACACCAGCACCATCTCAAAACGCAGAGACAGTTGTAAACTCGGACCGGATTCGGCACCCCTCCCCGCCCTCTCACCTCGGCATGTCTCTCCATCAGCTGTGTGTACTGTGGCAGATCATCCAATCGCAGCGTcatggttgccatggtgattgTCAGCGCAACAGACACGCCTGCACTGTCCTCCAGATGTTGCAAGATTTGAAGTGTCCGGTGAGGGTCTACATTTACCATTGTTGGGCTGGCACACACGCTGACAAGCTGGGAGGGTTCTGATTGGCTAAAAATGTCGATGACCTCATCGGCCGCTTCCtaggaaaacaaaagtgatgCATTTGTTGCAACGACACAATAAGCTAACCGTGTGGCTCACATCTGCAGTTTTTGTTTGGCGGCGTGTCCGCATTACCTGAGTGAGATGCAGGTCGGTCTCTTCTAAAAGGAAATGCTTCaggtaaaacaaaaagccCGGGCCGTAGGTGTGTGGGCTGCTCGGGAGGGGGCGGTTCCTGGCCATGACGTCGATGACTGATAGGCCCGACATTCTGTAGTAAGGCAGCGCTTGGTGACAGTGTCTCTGGCTTCCCCTTTGGTGATGACAACATAAGAGCGAAATTTGAAGAAGAGCTCATGAAGTCCTTCTGATCCAAGTCTTGACGCTAGCATTTGGTTCTTTTCAGCAAGTGGCGGCGATACATTAATGAGCGTGATAAGATGACGTGAGAAAGTGTCACCTGCTGAAACAGTCCGCCAGCTGAGCGCAGTTCTCCCTGAACGCCTCCTCCAACTCTGCTTCGTCAGGACGGCCGTGTGCGGGGCCGCCGCCACGCCACCACGGCTGACGAGGCTGGAGCGAGGCCGCACGGAGCAGCAGGTGAGCTTCGCTCAGGAGGTGCCCAAGGCTCTGCGCTTGCTGGTTGTTCTGCACGTAATGCTGGCTGTATTCAACCTGAGGAACGGACGCATGGAAAACAAAGAGGTTTGCACGTTTTGACGAAAGATGCATTTCAAGTCAGGGCCTCTACGTTACCATTTCTCGGTAGAGAGTGAGCGGAGGAACGGTTTCAACCACATAGAGATTCCATCCATGTCCGACAGCATCGGTGTCCTTGGGAGCAGATGCAGTCCACCTCCTGCTCCTGAGGTCAAagggcacacagacagaaaattGGAAATATACTCAAAAAGAACAAGTTGACTCCAGATTTGGGTCGAAGTAGATAAAGGAATGAAACTGAGGCTCTGATACAGACTTTAAGAtgataactaaaaaaaaaaaaaactgccgtGTCATTAGAGACATCAATCAACACAAATatcatgaaataaaactacagtgaaaaaaatagatacaaaaaaatggaatagtCGGTACGAGTTGTGGCTATTGCTCATCACAGTGTAAAATGgatgttttgatttgaagcgACGTACAGGCCTCGACGTTGCGCGTTGCGTTCGGTCTCCTCCGGCGCGTCGACGTCAGCGGCAGAGAACAGGATGACGTGACGGCCGTACGTGCACACCGAGCGAAGGCCGATGAACAGCTGAATCCTCAGGGCGCACACCTCCAGGTTGCAGGGCGGACAAGCCTGCCGACACGCAAACGCCACTTTTGGTAGGATCCGCCCACTACAACTATTTTCGAGGTTCACAGATTTGTCTTTGGACTGTGGCTCATCTCcctgtgtgttttctttcggCCAGACTCGTACCCTCATTGTGGTATCAACGTAGGGGTCCTCCAAGCGGGCCGCGACTGCTGCGCAACGCACCGTGAAGCACTGCAGTGCGCTCCTAACACACAATCAGACCCACATTCGCACGTGAGTCACATCACAGTGACAGAATTCTATGAGATTAATTTCAGGATTAAACGAGACAGAAAAGCAAACGTGAGTACATCATGCAAACATGTCATGCACTTCTGACTGTCAAGTGAGGAGCGCATTCATTTCCCAGACTCACTTGGTAATGACGTGTAAGAGGTGATCTGTGAGGACGGCTTCCAAGACCTTCTCTGGATACTGATAAATCGAGACAAGCTCAACTCCACCTTTCAGGCTGTACAGGTAGCCAGTGGTAGGAAGGGAGAAGAAGCAGAACACGCAAGGCGGTTCTTCAACCACAGACTGGCCGCCTACAGAGACAAGGACGCgcatataatataatataatataatataatataatataatataatataatataatataatataatataatataatgataaataaaaaaaaaaaaagataaatattgtaaaaacatttctgttattttatttttttttttaaacacatctCAGTGATGCATTGGATTGCGTTCAACTAACTTGTGAATAAAGGTTGCAGTTTTAGGGAGTGAAGCTGCGTCTCCACACCGCAGCCCTGAAagtagtctggagtaaaacgCCTACAGGCGAGACATTAAAGATATTCAAACAAAGAAATCATCACTCTTGCTTTCAGAATCTTACTCGATCCAATACACACGCACCTGAAGAGAACATAGGAGAAGGTGTTTTGTCCTCTGTCCTCCAGCCCCGTTTTCTCGATGCTGACGGGGATGTCGCAGTCTCGCGCGCGCTCGCCCAGCAACTCCTGGCGCCGAGGAAGGAGCAGGAAGTCGACCTGGTCCTCAGCTTGATCTGCGCACGCGCGACACGGATTCCAACAAGCTCATTAGCAACATCAGCAAGCGTTATCAAAACAATTAGCATGCACTCGTGttgtcaagacacacacatttttggaaGGAATCCTCCTCACCATTTTTAGGCACTTCGGATGACTCCTCTGGCACCGGGTCGTTTGGTTCATCATTAGCATCCAGTTTCAGGACCAGCACCTCTAGCTCCGCTTGCACAGCTACGTATCCTGCACACAGCGCCACCTTGAGGGAAGCAGGAGATATTCACGTCAATGGACAAAGACGCAGCTCACAACAAACACTCAACATACCTGTTTAGGTTTCATTCCCGGAAGATGCAAGATGACGGAGCGTTCAAAGTCCAGAATGGACGCATTTTGGTTTGAACTCTGATCTACAAGCAAAACACGAAACATGTCTGAATGAAAAATTGGGGGCAAATATCCTTTTACAAGTAGACGATGGAGAAAGTCCCGTGTGAAGAGGGAAAGAAAAGCTTTCAAAAGCTTCCATGGACACATCCTTAAATTATGCTAACGGCACAAAAGAAACACACTTGAGTGTTACCTGAGCTCGGACTGGTGCTCTGCTGGCCGTTTGAAGGCTGTTGTACGTTTGGCTAGGTTTGAAaccacaaagaaaacatttcatacaaaaacagcatgtgaaatcacaaatatttatttacaggAAATcagattgacaaaaaaaaacagcaaaagccaaaaaatgtgaaacacGCCGTAGCCCGGTTTTGCACTGACCGTGTTTTGCTGGTTGTGTCTTCTCAAAGTAAAGAGAACCAGAGTCTTGTCGCAGCCAACCAGGAGGTCACCCGTCAGCGGGCAACAGGCCACAGCCACGGGACGCTCTGATAAGGGGATTTCAATGATCTCCATCTGCGCTCCGCCTCGCTGAG from the Syngnathus acus chromosome 4, fSynAcu1.2, whole genome shotgun sequence genome contains:
- the hps3 gene encoding Hermansky-Pudlak syndrome 3 protein: MVHVYNCHPYASQQIVQVEQEPGLICCGGAALFVVATGGCKVEAYNLEQEGCPLICRFATMGTVRSILYSDIGDYLVTIEEKNSATYLRAYTNWRYQAEEKARVGVRLLGHFLRGASQRGGAQMEIIEIPLSERPVAVACCPLTGDLLVGCDKTLVLFTLRRHNQQNTPNVQQPSNGQQSTSPSSDQSSNQNASILDFERSVILHLPGMKPKQVALCAGYVAVQAELEVLVLKLDANDEPNDPVPEESSEVPKNDQAEDQVDFLLLPRRQELLGERARDCDIPVSIEKTGLEDRGQNTFSYVLFRRFTPDYFQGCGVETQLHSLKLQPLFTSGQSVVEEPPCVFCFFSLPTTGYLYSLKGGVELVSIYQYPEKVLEAVLTDHLLHVITKSALQCFTVRCAAVAARLEDPYVDTTMRACPPCNLEVCALRIQLFIGLRSVCTYGRHVILFSAADVDAPEETERNAQRRGLSRRWTASAPKDTDAVGHGWNLYVVETVPPLTLYREMVEYSQHYVQNNQQAQSLGHLLSEAHLLLRAASLQPRQPWWRGGGPAHGRPDEAELEEAFRENCAQLADCFSRGSQRHCHQALPYYRMSGLSVIDVMARNRPLPSSPHTYGPGFLFYLKHFLLEETDLHLTQEAADEVIDIFSQSEPSQLVSVCASPTMVNVDPHRTLQILQHLEDSAGVSVALTITMATMTLRLDDLPQYTQLMERHAEMVLVYGFIEEPRLLLHGGGGGQHAHICPTALSQQMVKSQPGLLVASMVALHENNKVHLEQVDRMFQTLGCGNSLQVDFWEATLMASSQQGVIQELLFRLSSVYIERLIHTSTDKCLHEPPPRKSLKSADDLINSCSHYGALYPWLFVLSPLHSTNFQHQEALHKMQSLLCGPSLSVGSVTPFLESLPDKTLWGFSLHILCATRRGQYDRSIEELLERCPQAIIAYANHHLQDQHMDLWWKKLLPEICNRTRTASDNSILLAALKETLVVVAMETSPAEFLELIPDDGTASYFLPHLLTCSQRHLLA